Proteins encoded together in one Planctomyces sp. SH-PL14 window:
- a CDS encoding cob(I)yrinic acid a,c-diamide adenosyltransferase — MVYLSRIYTKSGDQGETSLGDGTRVPKGHVRIAAYGGVDELNSVLGVAVSLGNLPEKVSGWIRVIQNDLFDVGADLCIPESAPAQGYTPLRVQQPQVDRLERWIDELNLDLAPLNSFILPGGSPAASLLHQARTVCRRCEIGVSQLMQAESLTTPVLPYLNRLSDLLFVAARWCNGKGADDILWKPGAGAQ, encoded by the coding sequence ATGGTTTACCTCAGCAGGATTTACACTAAATCAGGGGACCAGGGGGAAACCTCGCTGGGTGATGGGACGCGCGTTCCGAAGGGGCACGTCCGGATTGCGGCGTATGGCGGGGTCGACGAGCTGAATTCCGTGCTTGGCGTGGCTGTATCGCTTGGGAACCTTCCGGAGAAGGTGTCCGGGTGGATCCGGGTGATTCAGAACGACCTGTTCGATGTGGGGGCGGATCTTTGCATTCCAGAGTCGGCGCCGGCTCAGGGGTATACGCCGCTGCGGGTTCAGCAGCCGCAGGTGGATCGGCTGGAGCGGTGGATTGATGAGCTCAATCTGGATCTGGCTCCGCTGAACAGCTTTATTCTGCCTGGCGGGAGTCCGGCGGCGTCGCTGCTGCATCAGGCGCGGACGGTCTGTCGGCGGTGTGAGATTGGCGTGTCCCAGTTGATGCAGGCGGAGTCGTTGACGACGCCGGTGTTGCCGTATTTGAACCGGCTTTCGGATTTGCTGTTTGTGGCCGCGCGGTGGTGTAATGGAAAAGGGGCGGACGACATTCTTTGGAAGCCGGGTGCGGGAGCGCAGTGA
- a CDS encoding GNAT family N-acetyltransferase, which yields MPEIRPFRNGDVPDLVRLWNESDLGRGAAHLNSVEVLESATFNRSYFDHRGCLMALDEGKLVGFGLAGPAISPDRSSLDLQRGVICFVVVHPSARRRGIGRALVHRLEQYLRTRGVQTIYAGPHRGADPFGFGLYGGCRPSGFLRSDPAAEPFFLSLGYCPDARYEIKIRDLTTARDPTSARLMTIRRQVMLAIDERPDQPTWWWYEQYGRAEAFRFHLRMRRGGEMIASINAVRLDQYADKWQANAVGLVDLDVSPDYRGKGFGQTLLVEACRELRQQNVGLVELSLPMDNPIGLRAATNAGFVFADSGMAYRLNSSSPHDPGAALWAPERFGHR from the coding sequence TTGCCGGAGATTCGACCTTTCCGCAACGGCGACGTCCCCGACCTCGTTCGGCTCTGGAACGAGTCGGACCTGGGACGCGGGGCGGCACACCTGAATTCCGTCGAAGTCCTCGAAAGCGCCACGTTCAACCGCTCCTACTTCGACCACCGCGGCTGCCTGATGGCTCTCGACGAGGGAAAACTCGTCGGGTTCGGCCTCGCCGGACCGGCCATCAGCCCCGACCGCTCCTCCCTCGACCTGCAGCGCGGAGTGATCTGCTTCGTCGTCGTCCACCCCTCCGCCCGGCGGCGGGGGATCGGACGGGCCCTCGTCCACCGCCTCGAGCAGTACCTGCGGACCCGAGGCGTCCAGACCATCTACGCCGGCCCGCATCGCGGCGCCGACCCGTTCGGCTTCGGACTCTACGGCGGCTGCCGTCCCTCCGGATTCCTCCGCTCCGACCCGGCCGCGGAACCGTTCTTCCTCTCGCTCGGCTACTGCCCGGACGCCCGGTACGAGATCAAGATCCGCGACCTGACAACCGCCCGCGATCCCACCTCGGCCCGCCTGATGACGATCCGCCGGCAGGTCATGCTGGCGATCGACGAGCGACCCGATCAGCCGACCTGGTGGTGGTACGAGCAGTACGGCCGGGCGGAGGCGTTCCGCTTCCACCTGCGGATGCGCCGCGGCGGGGAAATGATCGCCAGCATCAACGCCGTCCGCCTCGACCAGTACGCGGACAAGTGGCAGGCCAACGCCGTCGGCCTCGTCGATCTCGACGTCTCGCCCGACTACCGCGGCAAGGGCTTCGGCCAGACGCTGCTCGTCGAGGCGTGCCGGGAGCTGCGGCAGCAGAACGTCGGCCTGGTCGAACTCAGCCTGCCGATGGACAACCCGATCGGCCTGCGGGCGGCGACGAACGCGGGGTTCGTCTTCGCCGACTCCGGCATGGCCTATCGGCTCAACTCCTCGTCTCCCCACGATCCCGGTGCGGCGCTATGGGCCCCGGAGCGCTTCGGGCATCGCTGA
- a CDS encoding S1C family serine protease — protein MAFAMPAPADTVMLKSGHRLQGSVLKKTDRELYVDIGVDVVRIPLERIESIDEKDSETPAKISNVSGDEDGVFLMASLPPKSVKDLAEEYGEGVVLIETPSGLGSGFIINDRGYCVTNYHVVEAETRISVTIFDRQQTGDLVRKRIDDVKILALNQYFDLALLQIPNKDKDYKFRTVYLAGDAVPKEGESVFAIGSPLGLERSVSQGIVSTRSRNFDGILYIQTTTEINPGNSGGPLFNTRGEVVGVTNMKLIGGEGLGFAIPISYVKHFLRNRDAYAFDEKNPNTGYRYLDPPRRKNPSNDPG, from the coding sequence CACCGTGATGCTCAAGTCCGGCCACCGCCTGCAGGGGAGCGTCCTGAAGAAGACCGACCGGGAGCTGTATGTCGACATCGGCGTCGACGTCGTCCGGATTCCGCTCGAGCGGATCGAGTCGATCGACGAGAAGGACTCCGAGACCCCCGCCAAGATCTCGAACGTCTCCGGCGACGAGGACGGCGTTTTCCTGATGGCGAGCCTGCCCCCCAAGTCCGTCAAGGATCTGGCCGAGGAATATGGCGAAGGGGTGGTCCTGATCGAGACCCCCAGCGGCCTCGGCAGCGGGTTCATCATCAACGACCGCGGCTACTGCGTCACGAACTACCACGTCGTCGAAGCGGAAACCCGGATCTCCGTCACGATCTTCGATCGCCAGCAGACCGGGGACCTCGTCCGCAAGCGGATTGACGACGTCAAGATCCTGGCCCTGAACCAATACTTCGACCTCGCCCTGTTGCAGATCCCCAACAAAGACAAGGACTACAAGTTCCGGACCGTCTACCTCGCCGGGGACGCCGTTCCCAAAGAAGGGGAGAGCGTGTTCGCCATCGGCTCTCCGCTGGGCCTCGAGCGGTCGGTCTCGCAGGGGATCGTCAGCACCCGCAGCCGGAATTTCGACGGGATTCTCTACATCCAGACGACGACCGAGATCAATCCCGGCAACAGCGGCGGCCCGCTGTTCAACACTCGCGGCGAAGTGGTCGGGGTGACGAACATGAAGCTCATCGGCGGAGAGGGGCTCGGTTTCGCGATCCCGATCAGCTACGTGAAGCACTTCCTGCGGAACCGCGACGCCTACGCCTTCGATGAGAAGAACCCGAATACGGGCTATCGCTATCTCGACCCGCCGCGGCGCAAGAATCCGTCGAACGACCCAGGCTGA